The Rhodocytophaga rosea genome has a segment encoding these proteins:
- a CDS encoding ATP-binding protein, with amino-acid sequence MLTRWIGTLLFFLPVLCCQAQAHVPSATQLPRPDLERGSFYFQNYTPKEYKASFQNWQALQNKQGILFFANGDGVLIYDGKAWTLVETPAKSVIRSMVMDEAGKVWVGALDDFGYLEQGIDGRFVYVSMLPKVKPEHKRMGNIWNMHLHKGLVYVEAETGIFSWNGQLLHFQYFPDPETYHRAFFWQDVLYLHEYGKGVMRLEGGKFVLATGGEFLKDKKIYTVLPYNQRRVLLATKTEGLFLYDGKQITPFITQADAYLKEKQIYTGTLLPDSLFAFGTLTGGVIAIDHQGQIRYTITKENGLPTNTVLSLATDRTGDVWLSLDNGISRVEISNGLNIYLENRGFEGSPYDICRYNGELYIASSVGLFVLRPAEYPNKQSYFEKIPQINSACWKLLPVNNRLLVASKQGVFEVNDNKIQQLTDISAIALHRYKADSTRILIAEESKLQSLRLVNGNWQPASAINMQADDIKFNETLPGRLWLYTFSQGAYLLSFLQADGSIDYDKPTSTHFGPKEGLPEGYIKMNSIGQQEIFRVGTESKLFRFNYTTNRFSPDTTFAQKFGLANESIFPVTDTDSRGAFWAKTRRKEDGSKQQLIISPASGNTYHVQRMDVSRILEQVGLVTYPEPNGFVWYAAFGGIVRQEVNKPVKPDTSFATYLNRILLQGDSVFFQGIGGSRQRLTFPYMSNAFRFEFTSTNFTAGEANTFQYKLEGFDEDWSAWTKETTKEYARIWEGNYTFLVRSRNYAGIISKPDTFSFVVAPPWFRSIYAYLVYALSGGLFMWGIVRWRSYQLRQEKEALKKEIALRTLEITNKNSQLEQQSEELRMNAEQLKALDKVKTNFFVNISHEFRTPLSLILSPLEKFIEEKQDKKLRLIEAERMHRNARRLQQLINQLLDLAKLESGGMKLLPLPSDFIYFLRVLISSFESLAENRNIRFELHIPSPSYEASFDKEKVETILYNLLSNAFKFTPDGGRIDFKVTLPEENSPQTVTIAISDTGPGIPPEEIDKIFNRFYQVDSSSSRAYEGSGIGLSLVKELVQLMHGTIEVQSQLQAGTTFTLELPLPKSESAKSISVSPLPQEIYVPNQENDSEIANKEYQAFFENKSIPSEALVLLVEDNADLRAYIQESLNDEYQIVLAENGKVGWEKAIELIPDVIISDMMMPVMDGFTLCTQIRQDERTSHIPFILLTARTTIENKLQGLELGADEYLTKPFNIKEVKVRIKNLLESRKNLRKTYSRELIIQPKDISVTSVDERFLEHALQLMEKYIGDEDFSVEKFAEEMNMSRQHLLRKIKALTGQSVNEFIRHFRLKRAAALIGGKGGNVSEIAYQVGFSNMSYFAKCFKDLFGVLPNEYVAKKDVN; translated from the coding sequence TTGCTAACCAGATGGATAGGTACATTGTTGTTTTTTCTGCCAGTACTTTGCTGCCAGGCACAAGCGCATGTTCCCTCTGCTACTCAACTTCCGCGTCCTGACCTGGAAAGGGGCAGTTTTTATTTTCAGAATTACACACCCAAAGAGTATAAGGCTTCTTTTCAAAACTGGCAGGCACTCCAGAATAAACAAGGTATCCTGTTTTTTGCCAATGGAGATGGCGTATTGATCTATGATGGCAAAGCCTGGACACTGGTAGAAACGCCTGCCAAAAGTGTGATCCGGTCGATGGTAATGGATGAGGCAGGAAAAGTATGGGTGGGCGCACTCGACGATTTTGGCTATCTGGAACAAGGTATAGATGGCCGCTTTGTATATGTATCTATGTTGCCGAAGGTGAAGCCAGAACACAAGCGTATGGGCAATATCTGGAATATGCATCTACACAAAGGGCTTGTATACGTGGAAGCAGAAACGGGTATTTTCTCCTGGAACGGGCAACTATTACACTTCCAGTACTTTCCTGATCCTGAGACATATCACCGGGCATTTTTCTGGCAAGATGTGCTGTATTTACATGAATATGGGAAAGGCGTAATGCGCCTGGAAGGCGGTAAATTTGTCCTGGCAACTGGCGGAGAGTTTCTCAAAGACAAGAAAATATATACCGTTTTGCCATATAACCAGCGTCGTGTGCTGCTGGCTACCAAAACTGAAGGGCTTTTTCTCTATGACGGAAAGCAGATAACGCCATTCATAACGCAGGCAGATGCTTATTTAAAAGAAAAACAAATATACACCGGAACATTACTGCCAGACAGCCTTTTTGCTTTCGGAACACTTACAGGCGGTGTTATAGCCATTGACCATCAGGGGCAGATCCGTTACACGATCACCAAAGAAAATGGATTGCCTACCAATACCGTATTAAGCCTGGCAACTGACCGCACCGGAGATGTATGGCTTTCGCTGGACAATGGCATCAGCCGGGTTGAAATCAGCAATGGCCTGAATATCTATCTGGAAAACCGGGGATTTGAAGGCAGCCCGTATGATATATGCCGCTACAATGGCGAGTTGTATATTGCTTCCAGTGTGGGATTATTTGTATTACGTCCGGCTGAGTATCCGAATAAGCAATCCTATTTTGAAAAAATCCCTCAGATTAATTCTGCCTGCTGGAAACTTCTGCCAGTAAATAATCGCCTGCTGGTTGCTTCCAAACAAGGTGTGTTTGAGGTAAACGATAATAAGATACAACAGCTTACAGATATTTCGGCCATTGCACTTCACCGCTATAAGGCTGATAGTACCCGCATTCTGATCGCAGAAGAGAGTAAATTACAATCCCTGCGGCTGGTGAATGGCAACTGGCAGCCTGCCAGTGCAATCAATATGCAAGCCGATGATATTAAATTCAATGAAACCTTGCCTGGCAGGCTTTGGCTATACACTTTTTCACAGGGAGCCTATTTGCTGTCTTTTTTACAAGCAGACGGTTCTATTGATTATGATAAGCCTACTAGTACCCATTTTGGTCCGAAAGAGGGTTTGCCGGAAGGCTATATCAAAATGAACAGCATTGGCCAGCAGGAGATATTCCGGGTTGGAACAGAGAGTAAACTTTTCCGCTTTAACTATACAACCAACCGTTTTTCTCCGGATACTACTTTTGCTCAAAAATTCGGGCTTGCCAATGAAAGTATATTTCCGGTAACAGATACAGATAGCAGAGGTGCTTTCTGGGCAAAAACCCGGCGGAAAGAAGATGGCAGCAAACAACAGCTTATCATCTCACCAGCTTCCGGAAATACCTATCACGTACAACGGATGGATGTTTCACGGATTCTGGAACAGGTAGGACTGGTTACTTATCCCGAACCCAATGGTTTTGTGTGGTATGCAGCATTTGGAGGTATTGTACGCCAGGAAGTGAATAAACCTGTAAAGCCTGATACTAGTTTTGCTACTTATCTGAATAGAATCCTGCTGCAAGGAGATTCTGTTTTCTTTCAGGGTATCGGCGGCAGCCGCCAGCGCTTAACTTTTCCGTACATGTCTAATGCCTTCCGGTTCGAATTTACTTCTACCAATTTTACTGCTGGCGAGGCCAATACTTTTCAATATAAACTGGAAGGATTTGATGAAGACTGGTCGGCCTGGACGAAGGAAACCACAAAGGAATATGCCAGAATCTGGGAAGGTAACTATACCTTTCTGGTCCGCTCACGCAATTATGCTGGTATCATCAGTAAACCGGATACTTTCAGTTTTGTAGTAGCACCTCCCTGGTTCAGAAGTATCTATGCATACCTGGTTTATGCCTTGAGTGGTGGATTATTTATGTGGGGAATTGTCCGCTGGCGTTCCTATCAGTTGAGGCAGGAAAAAGAAGCCCTGAAAAAAGAGATTGCCCTCCGCACCCTTGAAATTACCAATAAGAATAGTCAACTGGAACAGCAGTCGGAAGAACTGAGAATGAATGCGGAACAGTTAAAAGCGCTGGATAAGGTCAAAACGAATTTCTTTGTCAATATTTCACACGAATTCCGCACGCCTTTGTCTCTGATATTAAGTCCGCTGGAAAAATTCATCGAAGAAAAGCAGGATAAAAAGCTGCGTTTGATAGAAGCCGAACGTATGCACCGGAATGCCCGCAGGCTGCAACAACTGATCAATCAATTACTGGACCTGGCTAAATTGGAATCCGGAGGCATGAAGCTTTTGCCACTACCTTCCGATTTTATTTACTTTTTACGCGTGCTTATTTCTTCCTTTGAGTCCCTGGCCGAAAACCGCAACATCCGGTTTGAGCTACATATTCCTTCCCCTAGTTACGAAGCCAGTTTCGATAAAGAAAAAGTGGAAACTATCCTTTATAATTTACTATCCAATGCCTTTAAGTTTACGCCAGATGGCGGACGTATTGATTTTAAGGTAACTCTTCCGGAAGAAAACTCACCGCAAACCGTTACTATCGCTATTTCTGATACAGGTCCGGGTATACCGCCGGAGGAAATTGATAAAATATTCAACCGGTTTTATCAGGTAGACAGTTCCAGTTCTCGGGCCTATGAAGGAAGTGGAATCGGATTGTCGCTGGTAAAAGAACTGGTACAACTCATGCATGGAACAATTGAAGTGCAAAGCCAGCTACAGGCAGGCACTACATTTACACTTGAATTGCCCTTACCAAAATCGGAGTCGGCAAAATCCATATCTGTTTCCCCCCTGCCACAGGAGATTTATGTGCCTAATCAGGAGAATGACAGTGAAATCGCAAATAAGGAATACCAGGCATTCTTCGAAAACAAAAGCATTCCTTCAGAAGCTCTGGTATTGCTGGTAGAAGACAATGCAGACTTACGGGCATATATTCAGGAAAGCCTGAACGATGAATACCAGATTGTTCTGGCAGAAAACGGAAAGGTGGGCTGGGAGAAAGCTATTGAACTCATTCCAGACGTGATCATCAGTGATATGATGATGCCGGTTATGGATGGATTTACATTATGCACCCAGATCCGCCAGGATGAACGGACCAGTCATATTCCTTTCATTTTGCTTACCGCCAGAACTACCATCGAAAATAAATTGCAGGGGCTGGAACTGGGTGCAGATGAATACCTGACCAAACCCTTTAACATAAAAGAGGTAAAAGTCCGGATAAAAAATTTGCTGGAAAGCCGTAAAAATTTAAGGAAAACGTATAGCCGCGAGCTGATTATTCAACCCAAGGATATTTCAGTTACGTCGGTAGATGAACGTTTTTTGGAACATGCCCTGCAACTGATGGAAAAATACATCGGCGATGAAGATTTCTCGGTAGAAAAATTTGCCGAGGAAATGAACATGAGCCGGCAACATCTGCTCCGTAAAATAAAAGCTCTAACCGGCCAGTCGGTAAATGAGTTTATCCGCCATTTCCGCCTCAAACGGGCGGCTGCGCTTATCGGAGGGAAAGGGGGCAATGTGAGTGAGATTGCCTATCAGGTTGGTTTCAGCAATATGTCTTATTTTGCTAAATGCTTTAAAGACCTTTTTGGGGTGTTACCCAATGAATATGTGGCGAAGAAAGATGTGAATTGA
- a CDS encoding phosphoenolpyruvate hydrolase family protein — MPNPWTGKGNPYTRQEVRDRLQHTLNQNKAIIAAGAGTGISAKFIEKGGADLIIIYNSGRFRMAGHGSTAGLMAYGDANAVAMEIGEFEVLPVVEEIPVICGVHGSDPRRRMWHHLLKVKEMGFSGINNFPTHSIVDGHFRNVLEETGMGFNKEVEMVRLATKMDLFSIVYVAKPEEARQMAEAGADAIIAHVGTTTGGSIGVVEATCTMDEAIERTTNIIQAGKEVNPNIFFLTHGGPVNTPEDVRSIIAKTEAHGFVGASSLERMGVEASLTNLTRQFKSIELPHRNK; from the coding sequence ATGCCAAATCCATGGACAGGTAAGGGAAATCCCTACACCAGACAAGAAGTAAGAGACCGCTTACAACATACACTAAATCAGAATAAGGCCATTATTGCGGCAGGTGCCGGTACCGGGATAAGTGCTAAATTTATTGAAAAAGGCGGCGCTGATCTGATTATTATCTACAATTCAGGCCGCTTCCGGATGGCAGGTCATGGATCTACCGCCGGGTTGATGGCGTATGGAGATGCCAATGCGGTGGCTATGGAAATAGGAGAGTTTGAAGTATTGCCAGTGGTGGAAGAAATCCCTGTGATTTGTGGGGTACATGGGTCCGATCCCCGGCGGAGGATGTGGCATCATTTATTAAAAGTGAAAGAAATGGGCTTCTCTGGTATCAATAACTTTCCGACACATTCTATTGTAGACGGGCATTTCAGAAATGTGCTGGAAGAAACAGGGATGGGTTTTAATAAAGAAGTAGAAATGGTACGGCTGGCAACAAAGATGGATTTGTTCTCTATTGTATATGTAGCCAAACCTGAGGAAGCCAGGCAGATGGCAGAAGCAGGAGCAGATGCTATTATCGCACATGTAGGAACAACTACAGGTGGTTCAATAGGTGTAGTAGAAGCAACCTGCACCATGGATGAAGCCATTGAACGGACCACTAACATTATACAAGCCGGGAAAGAAGTGAATCCAAACATATTTTTTCTTACCCATGGAGGACCTGTTAATACTCCTGAAGATGTCCGCAGTATCATTGCTAAAACAGAGGCACATGGCTTTGTGGGGGCATCCTCTCTGGAACGGATGGGCGTAGAAGCCTCATTAACAAATTTGACCCGCCAGTTTAAATCGATTGAATTACCCCATAGAAATAAATAA
- a CDS encoding ATP-binding cassette domain-containing protein: MQLMDQEQIIIKGARENNLKNVSLQIPKKKITVFTGVSGSGKSSIVFDTIATEAQRQLFEGFSMFIRNFLPRYAHPDADSIENLSMAIVVDQKRLGGGSHSTLGTITDISPVMRLLFSRVGKPFVGYSNAFSFNDPQGMCPECNGIGRKMGVIADDFVDPSKSLNEGAIQVPFFATWEKEMYKNTGFFDNDKKISDYTEEELDLLLHSKPRKFKLQIGGSTMNATYLGIIEKFTQSYIKRDIKTLSERTQKIVAPFIKMAPCPLCKGARLNQSVLGCKIHGYNIAQLSAMEVGDLIDFLQTIHEPVAAPMVQTLTERLGHLVDIGLDYLTLNRETDTLSGGESQRVKMVKHLSSSLVDVMYIFDEPSVGLHPRDVYRLNGLLQKLRDKGNTVIVVEHDPEVIKVADHIIDVGPHAGSHGGQIMYQGNLSGLLSASTLTGKFMKQSLPLKTNYRTFTGKLAIRNAKINNLKNVSVEIPTGVLTVVTGVAGSGKSSLINQVFLTQHPDAIVINQAAVGTSTRSNPATYTGIMDQLRKAFAKANKVSESLFSFNSKGACENCQGLGVIYTDLAFLDGVKTPCEICGGKRFKEEVLAYKLEGKSISDVLEMTIEQALEQMKLKEVQHTLQTMSDVGLDYLTLGQPLSTLSGGECQRIKLASELHKKGSIYVMDEPTTGLHMSDVGHLLALMNRLVEGGNTVIVIEHNLDIIKNADWIIDLGPDGGKNGGEIIFEGTPEQILHSPTSLTGKYLKESIHGRDF, translated from the coding sequence ATGCAATTAATGGATCAGGAACAAATCATTATCAAAGGAGCCAGGGAAAATAATCTTAAAAATGTGTCCTTACAAATACCTAAGAAGAAAATCACCGTCTTTACAGGCGTATCCGGATCTGGAAAATCTTCTATCGTATTTGATACCATCGCTACCGAAGCACAACGGCAATTGTTTGAAGGATTCAGCATGTTTATCCGCAACTTTCTGCCCAGGTATGCGCATCCCGATGCAGATAGTATCGAAAACTTAAGCATGGCCATTGTGGTAGATCAAAAGCGTCTGGGTGGAGGCTCTCATTCCACATTGGGTACCATTACTGATATCTCCCCAGTGATGCGCTTGCTATTCTCCCGGGTTGGAAAACCATTTGTGGGATATTCCAATGCTTTTTCTTTTAATGATCCACAGGGAATGTGCCCGGAATGCAATGGGATCGGACGGAAAATGGGCGTGATTGCCGATGATTTTGTTGATCCTTCCAAATCACTTAACGAAGGTGCGATCCAGGTTCCTTTTTTTGCTACCTGGGAAAAGGAGATGTATAAGAATACCGGATTTTTTGATAATGATAAAAAGATTTCCGACTACACAGAAGAAGAACTGGATCTGCTGCTGCATAGCAAGCCCCGAAAGTTTAAGCTTCAGATTGGCGGCAGCACCATGAATGCAACCTATCTGGGTATTATCGAAAAGTTTACCCAGTCGTATATTAAACGCGATATTAAAACCCTATCAGAACGGACGCAAAAAATAGTAGCGCCTTTTATCAAAATGGCTCCCTGTCCGCTGTGTAAAGGTGCCCGGCTCAATCAGTCCGTGCTAGGATGTAAAATTCACGGATATAATATTGCCCAGCTTTCTGCCATGGAAGTAGGCGACTTAATCGATTTTCTGCAAACCATCCATGAGCCTGTGGCGGCACCAATGGTTCAAACCCTCACGGAACGCCTCGGACACCTGGTAGATATCGGCCTGGATTACCTCACCTTGAACCGGGAAACCGATACATTATCAGGCGGAGAATCGCAGCGGGTAAAAATGGTAAAACACCTAAGCAGCAGCCTCGTGGATGTGATGTACATTTTTGATGAGCCCAGTGTAGGCTTGCATCCCAGAGATGTATACCGCCTGAACGGATTATTGCAGAAATTACGAGATAAAGGAAATACGGTAATCGTGGTGGAACATGATCCGGAAGTGATTAAAGTAGCCGATCATATCATAGATGTGGGTCCGCATGCCGGCAGTCATGGTGGACAGATCATGTACCAGGGAAATCTTTCGGGTTTACTTTCGGCTTCAACCTTAACTGGCAAATTTATGAAGCAGTCTTTACCCTTAAAAACCAATTACCGCACTTTCACAGGAAAACTGGCTATTCGAAATGCTAAAATTAATAATCTGAAAAATGTAAGTGTAGAGATACCTACTGGTGTGTTAACGGTAGTAACTGGGGTGGCTGGTTCAGGTAAAAGTTCACTGATCAACCAGGTATTTCTCACGCAACATCCGGATGCGATTGTCATTAACCAGGCAGCGGTAGGCACTTCTACCAGGTCTAACCCGGCTACTTACACAGGCATCATGGATCAGCTTCGCAAAGCATTCGCCAAAGCAAACAAGGTGAGCGAATCTTTGTTCAGCTTCAACTCGAAAGGTGCTTGTGAGAATTGCCAGGGGCTGGGAGTGATCTATACGGATCTTGCTTTTCTGGATGGCGTGAAAACACCCTGCGAAATATGTGGCGGCAAACGGTTTAAGGAAGAAGTACTGGCTTATAAACTAGAGGGCAAATCCATTTCGGATGTACTGGAAATGACCATAGAACAGGCGCTGGAGCAAATGAAACTAAAAGAAGTACAACATACCCTGCAAACCATGAGCGATGTAGGGCTCGATTATCTGACACTTGGGCAGCCCCTGAGTACACTTTCGGGAGGGGAGTGCCAGCGGATAAAACTGGCCAGTGAATTACATAAAAAAGGAAGTATTTATGTAATGGATGAACCCACCACAGGCTTACATATGTCGGATGTAGGGCATCTGCTGGCATTAATGAACCGGCTGGTAGAAGGCGGAAATACGGTAATTGTGATCGAACATAACCTGGATATTATTAAAAATGCAGACTGGATTATTGACCTTGGCCCGGATGGCGGAAAAAATGGCGGAGAAATTATTTTTGAAGGAACGCCTGAACAGATTTTACATTCACCTACTTCACTTACAGGAAAATATTTAAAAGAGTCGATACATGGTAGAGATTTTTAA
- a CDS encoding B12-binding domain-containing radical SAM protein has translation MKIDIIIAYIQRYKKGHAVDFVPPITGIHLAALTPAKYQVNVIHQQVEAVHLDTDADVIAISFFSGFAPEAYHLATAYKKRGKIVIAGGPHVTYCQDEALAYFDAIVVGEAETVWAQLLDDCEKGCLKTVYQGQPCDMQQMPTPRYDLLKGNFFIPRVIQATRGCPFTCSFCTVPSLNPGFRLRPVEEVIKNIQYNKFPYWWQRKVVWFWDDNLTINRPYIRQLLEAMIPLKKWWLTQASLDIAKDEQLLDLMKASGCIGIFFGIETFSKESLGDANKRQNKIEYYKKAVDALHKRGICVMAGFISGFDHDSPESIVEMADRLLEIGVDVPFLSILTPFKGTPLYNQLEKQDRILDDRGWEYYNGYNVAFVPHRMSPETLLESHRNLWKRAFSFTHSIQRIWHSLRHLRLGALYMSVCMNSFYCSKQLTGNYPLEASTLDLGKDKKPTENIARAPQSA, from the coding sequence ATGAAAATAGATATTATTATCGCCTATATTCAACGGTATAAGAAAGGCCATGCTGTCGATTTTGTACCCCCTATTACTGGTATTCACCTGGCTGCACTTACTCCGGCCAAGTACCAGGTAAATGTGATCCATCAACAAGTGGAAGCCGTCCATCTGGATACGGATGCGGATGTAATTGCCATTTCTTTCTTTAGTGGTTTTGCTCCGGAGGCTTACCACCTGGCTACCGCGTATAAAAAGCGGGGAAAGATTGTAATAGCTGGTGGTCCGCATGTAACCTATTGCCAGGACGAAGCCTTGGCGTACTTCGATGCCATTGTGGTTGGAGAAGCGGAAACAGTATGGGCGCAACTGCTCGACGATTGTGAAAAGGGATGCCTGAAAACAGTTTATCAGGGACAACCTTGTGATATGCAGCAAATGCCTACACCCCGGTATGATTTATTAAAAGGTAATTTTTTTATTCCCCGGGTTATTCAGGCTACCAGAGGGTGCCCTTTTACCTGTTCTTTTTGTACAGTTCCCAGCCTCAATCCAGGTTTCCGGCTACGTCCGGTGGAGGAGGTAATTAAAAATATTCAATACAATAAATTTCCCTACTGGTGGCAGCGGAAAGTAGTCTGGTTCTGGGACGACAATCTGACTATTAACCGTCCCTACATCAGGCAACTACTAGAGGCGATGATTCCCCTGAAAAAATGGTGGCTCACTCAGGCAAGCCTGGATATTGCCAAAGATGAACAGCTACTTGATCTGATGAAGGCTTCAGGCTGTATTGGTATTTTCTTTGGCATTGAAACCTTTTCTAAAGAAAGCTTAGGCGATGCCAATAAGCGGCAGAATAAAATAGAATATTATAAAAAGGCAGTGGACGCATTGCATAAAAGAGGCATCTGTGTAATGGCAGGTTTTATTTCCGGTTTCGATCATGACAGTCCGGAAAGTATAGTGGAAATGGCCGACCGCTTGCTTGAAATCGGTGTGGACGTTCCATTCCTGAGTATACTTACTCCCTTTAAAGGAACACCTCTCTACAACCAGCTGGAGAAACAGGATAGAATTTTAGACGACAGAGGCTGGGAGTATTATAATGGTTATAATGTCGCTTTTGTTCCTCACCGGATGTCACCGGAAACTTTACTGGAAAGCCATCGGAACTTGTGGAAACGGGCATTTTCTTTTACCCACAGTATCCAGCGGATATGGCATTCACTCCGGCACCTGCGTTTAGGAGCGCTCTATATGTCGGTATGTATGAATAGCTTTTACTGTTCTAAGCAACTGACCGGAAACTACCCCCTTGAAGCCAGTACATTGGATCTAGGCAAAGATAAGAAGCCTACTGAGAATATAGCAAGAGCGCCTCAATCTGCTTAA
- a CDS encoding collagen-like triple helix repeat-containing protein has protein sequence MKKYTFNAMVWLILACILWNCKGDPGIPGAPGAPGPTGPQGPAGQAGSQTVALMYERIFDLNAANKWEMIYTFPANDEIYLEDVALVYLLWDQVETDNEPLDIWRMMPVSYFNSKGILNMNFDFSAEDVRIFLEASYALDTQTEFKDVVARIVIVPADDSPNGRKASINYENFEEVKKAFDLKETNIKQGKPFMQMLREAQLAKK, from the coding sequence ATGAAAAAATATACTTTTAACGCAATGGTATGGCTTATACTGGCCTGTATTTTATGGAATTGCAAAGGAGATCCGGGCATTCCGGGAGCCCCAGGTGCGCCTGGCCCTACCGGACCACAAGGACCGGCTGGACAGGCTGGCAGTCAAACGGTAGCCCTTATGTATGAAAGAATTTTTGATTTAAATGCTGCTAACAAATGGGAAATGATTTATACTTTTCCCGCCAACGATGAAATTTACTTAGAAGATGTAGCCCTGGTGTATCTGTTATGGGATCAGGTAGAAACCGATAATGAACCTTTGGATATCTGGCGGATGATGCCAGTGAGTTATTTTAATTCCAAAGGAATCTTAAATATGAATTTTGATTTTTCAGCAGAAGATGTGCGTATTTTCCTGGAAGCTTCTTATGCCCTGGATACCCAGACTGAATTTAAGGATGTGGTGGCCCGTATTGTGATTGTTCCTGCCGATGATTCTCCCAACGGACGGAAAGCTTCCATCAATTATGAAAATTTTGAAGAAGTAAAAAAGGCATTTGACCTCAAAGAAACTAACATTAAACAAGGAAAACCATTTATGCAAATGCTCAGGGAAGCCCAACTAGCAAAGAAATAA
- a CDS encoding Tm-1-like ATP-binding domain-containing protein: MMATKEYVLMLGCFDTKGMIFSFLRNCLLEQGEQIITINTGVMGTTDLFPVDFEADQVALEAGLNIADLRKKRDRGYAVDNMAKGAAKIVADLVTAGGMKAAIGMGGGGGTYIALAAMQAIPLGIPKFCLTTIATKELSRQMGSKDITLMPSIVDLAGLNSISKLLIRQATAAVCAMAKVKATQEDTGVKRIAISMFGNTTACVDKCMELLEKQGYEVLAFHATGVGGKTMESLIREGCFDALLDITTTELADELCEGVMSAGPDRMNAAAQMGIPQVVVPGCLDMVNFAQMDTVPELYKSRKLYSWAPDVTLMRTNQEENRILGERLARKVNQSAAPAAILLPLQGISQIDAQGGVFYHPETDKILFESIRKYAADPVQVIEADAHINDEEFARMAVQVLLDMIKQHTTDIHKQAQI, from the coding sequence ATGATGGCAACAAAAGAGTATGTGTTAATGCTGGGCTGTTTTGATACCAAAGGAATGATTTTTTCCTTTCTGCGCAACTGTTTACTGGAACAGGGAGAACAGATTATCACCATCAATACAGGTGTGATGGGCACTACTGACCTTTTTCCTGTAGATTTTGAAGCCGATCAGGTTGCCTTGGAAGCTGGGTTGAACATAGCAGATCTGAGAAAAAAGAGAGACCGGGGATATGCCGTGGATAACATGGCAAAGGGAGCGGCAAAAATCGTTGCTGATCTGGTAACTGCTGGTGGAATGAAAGCAGCGATTGGAATGGGAGGGGGAGGTGGAACCTATATTGCACTTGCGGCCATGCAGGCAATTCCTTTAGGGATTCCCAAATTTTGTTTAACTACTATAGCTACAAAAGAATTATCCCGGCAGATGGGAAGCAAAGATATTACGTTGATGCCTTCCATTGTTGATCTGGCAGGACTTAACAGCATCAGCAAACTGTTGATCAGGCAAGCAACTGCAGCGGTTTGTGCGATGGCAAAAGTAAAAGCTACGCAGGAAGATACTGGTGTTAAAAGAATTGCCATCAGCATGTTTGGCAATACAACGGCTTGTGTAGATAAGTGTATGGAATTACTCGAAAAACAAGGCTACGAAGTACTTGCCTTTCATGCGACTGGTGTGGGTGGTAAAACCATGGAGTCATTAATCCGGGAGGGCTGTTTCGATGCTCTTTTAGATATTACTACTACCGAGCTGGCAGATGAACTATGTGAGGGGGTGATGAGCGCCGGTCCTGACCGTATGAATGCTGCTGCCCAGATGGGGATACCACAAGTAGTAGTTCCCGGTTGCCTGGATATGGTAAATTTTGCACAGATGGATACCGTACCTGAGCTATATAAATCACGAAAACTATATAGCTGGGCGCCTGATGTAACCTTAATGCGAACCAATCAGGAAGAAAACAGGATACTGGGAGAAAGACTTGCCCGGAAAGTGAACCAGTCTGCTGCGCCAGCAGCTATTTTGTTACCCTTACAGGGAATATCTCAGATAGATGCACAAGGTGGTGTGTTTTATCATCCCGAAACAGATAAGATTTTATTTGAATCCATAAGAAAATATGCGGCAGATCCGGTGCAGGTAATAGAAGCAGATGCCCATATCAATGATGAAGAGTTTGCCCGGATGGCTGTGCAGGTATTATTAGATATGATAAAACAACATACAACCGACATACATAAACAAGCCCAGATATAA